A window from Pseudonocardia cypriaca encodes these proteins:
- a CDS encoding phosphoribosyltransferase family protein, with product MRDPLDLQDGVLAMMSARTGHFPLESGHHGELWLELDALFWTPAALEPFAHRLAELIRPHEPDVVCGPLVGGAFLAQLVAARLGVRFCHTERTSTGDGLYAATYRLPDALTARLAGLRVAVVDDVVNAGSAVRATLAALGQADARPVALGALLALGSTPAAVAASAGLPLESVATRDNEIWEPEHCPRCANGEALQTP from the coding sequence ATGCGCGACCCACTGGACCTCCAGGACGGCGTGCTGGCCATGATGTCCGCGCGCACCGGGCACTTCCCGCTGGAGTCCGGCCACCACGGCGAGCTGTGGCTGGAGCTCGACGCGCTGTTCTGGACGCCCGCTGCCCTCGAGCCGTTCGCGCACCGGCTCGCCGAACTGATCCGGCCGCACGAGCCGGACGTCGTGTGCGGGCCGCTGGTGGGCGGGGCGTTCCTCGCCCAGCTGGTCGCCGCGCGGCTCGGCGTCCGGTTCTGCCACACCGAGCGGACCTCGACGGGCGACGGCCTCTACGCCGCCACCTACCGGCTGCCCGACGCGTTGACCGCCCGGCTCGCGGGCCTGCGGGTGGCGGTCGTCGACGACGTCGTCAACGCAGGCTCGGCCGTGCGGGCCACGCTCGCCGCGCTCGGGCAGGCCGACGCGCGGCCGGTGGCGCTCGGCGCGCTGCTCGCGCTCGGCAGCACGCCTGCGGCCGTGGCGGCGTCGGCAGGCCTGCCGCTGGAGTCCGTCGCCACCCGCGACAACGAGATCTGGGAGCCGGAGCACTGCCCGCGGTGCGCGAACGGGGAGGCGCTGCAGACGCCCTGA
- a CDS encoding DNA polymerase III subunit gamma and tau, translated as MALALYRKYRPAKFAEVVGQEHVTEPLSTALAAGRINHAYLFSGPRGCGKTSSARILARSLNCEQGPTPDPCGVCASCVSLAPGGPGNIDVTELDAASHGGVDDTRELRDRAFFAPAESRYRVFIVDEAHMITTQGFNALLKIVEEPPEHLVFVFATTEPDKVLPTIRSRTHHYPFRLIPPGTLRKLLERICAEEDAVVAPPVYPLVLRAGGGSARDTLSVLDQLLAGAGPEGVTYERAVALLGVTDVALIDDMVDALAAADRAAVFETVDRLVEAGHDPRRFAADLLQRLRDLVLLQSVPEAAERGLVEAAADEIARMAEQAGKIGAATLTRYGEIVHTGLTEMRGATAPRLLLELLCARMLLPAATTAEEGLLERIERLERRSAIAAAPPGQEEAAAGEARRTFRRPSGAPAPGIDGRSGSPAAEPAAAPVPAPPDRPVEEPRPAPPAPQAPAQPPGDRKPAPAQPSSRPAVSQPAVPQPAKTQPPVSQPAAAPPPPTPPPPVAEPAPPSPAAEPAAAQGGALDAAAVRRVWSEVLAAARAQSRSIEAMLVNATVRAVQGDTLVLGIGAPSLARRLSESRNADIVAAALHTVLGVRWQVRCESGEAPAAPAAGRSAPPRRADPPSRPQHTPPPARAQQSPPARRAPTPDDGVPLPPEPPDEDAPPEDDEEAMLAEAAVPVSDAERRDPEEAAIELLTSQLGARAIERP; from the coding sequence GTGGCGCTGGCTCTGTACCGCAAGTACCGCCCGGCGAAGTTCGCCGAGGTGGTCGGGCAGGAGCACGTCACCGAGCCGCTCAGCACCGCGCTGGCCGCGGGTCGCATCAACCACGCGTACCTGTTCTCCGGGCCGCGGGGCTGCGGCAAGACGTCCTCGGCCCGCATCCTCGCCCGCTCGCTCAACTGCGAGCAGGGCCCCACCCCCGACCCGTGCGGCGTCTGCGCGTCCTGCGTGTCCCTCGCGCCGGGTGGCCCGGGCAACATCGACGTCACGGAGCTGGACGCGGCGTCCCACGGCGGTGTCGACGACACCCGCGAGCTGCGCGACCGCGCGTTCTTCGCACCGGCCGAGTCGCGGTACCGCGTGTTCATCGTCGACGAGGCCCATATGATCACCACGCAGGGCTTCAACGCCCTGCTGAAGATCGTGGAGGAGCCGCCGGAGCACCTCGTGTTCGTGTTCGCCACGACCGAACCCGACAAGGTGCTGCCCACCATCCGCTCGCGCACCCACCACTACCCGTTCCGGCTCATCCCGCCCGGCACGCTGCGCAAGCTCCTCGAACGCATCTGCGCCGAGGAGGACGCCGTCGTGGCGCCGCCGGTCTACCCGCTGGTGCTGCGCGCGGGCGGCGGGTCGGCGCGCGACACCCTCTCGGTGCTCGACCAGCTCCTCGCGGGCGCAGGGCCGGAGGGCGTCACGTACGAGCGCGCGGTGGCGCTGCTCGGCGTCACCGACGTCGCACTGATCGACGACATGGTCGACGCGCTCGCCGCAGCCGACCGCGCAGCGGTGTTCGAGACCGTCGACCGGCTCGTCGAGGCCGGCCACGACCCCCGCCGCTTCGCCGCCGACCTGCTGCAGCGGCTGCGCGACCTCGTGCTGCTGCAGTCGGTGCCCGAGGCCGCGGAGCGCGGGCTCGTCGAGGCCGCCGCCGACGAGATCGCCCGGATGGCCGAGCAGGCCGGCAAGATCGGTGCGGCCACGCTCACGCGGTACGGCGAGATCGTCCACACCGGGCTCACCGAGATGCGCGGCGCCACCGCTCCCCGCCTGCTGCTCGAGCTGCTCTGCGCCCGGATGCTGCTGCCCGCGGCCACCACCGCGGAGGAGGGCCTGCTGGAGCGGATCGAGCGGCTGGAGCGCCGCAGCGCGATCGCCGCGGCGCCGCCCGGGCAGGAGGAGGCCGCGGCAGGGGAGGCGCGCCGCACCTTCCGCAGGCCGAGCGGGGCCCCGGCGCCCGGGATCGACGGCAGGTCGGGGTCGCCCGCGGCGGAGCCGGCGGCCGCGCCCGTCCCCGCTCCCCCCGACCGCCCCGTGGAGGAGCCCCGTCCCGCGCCTCCCGCGCCCCAGGCTCCCGCCCAGCCGCCGGGGGATCGGAAGCCTGCGCCGGCGCAGCCGTCGTCCCGGCCTGCGGTGTCCCAGCCCGCGGTGCCACAGCCCGCAAAGACACAGCCTCCCGTGTCACAGCCTGCTGCAGCGCCACCGCCGCCCACGCCGCCGCCCCCGGTTGCGGAGCCGGCACCGCCGTCGCCTGCCGCGGAACCCGCAGCTGCTCAGGGCGGCGCGCTGGACGCCGCTGCCGTCCGCCGCGTGTGGTCGGAGGTGCTCGCCGCGGCTCGGGCGCAGAGCCGCAGCATCGAGGCGATGCTGGTCAACGCCACGGTGCGGGCCGTGCAGGGCGACACCCTCGTGCTCGGCATCGGCGCGCCCTCGCTCGCCCGGCGCCTCTCCGAGTCGCGCAACGCCGACATCGTCGCCGCCGCGTTGCACACGGTGCTCGGCGTGCGCTGGCAGGTGCGGTGCGAGTCCGGCGAGGCCCCGGCGGCGCCCGCCGCCGGCCGAAGTGCCCCGCCGCGCCGCGCGGATCCGCCGTCGCGCCCCCAGCACACACCGCCTCCGGCGCGGGCCCAGCAGTCGCCGCCGGCCCGCCGCGCGCCCACTCCCGACGACGGCGTGCCCCTGCCCCCCGAGCCGCCCGACGAGGACGCCCCGCCGGAGGACGACGAGGAGGCGATGCTCGCCGAGGCCGCCGTCCCGGTGAGCGACGCGGAGCGCCGGGACCCGGAGGAAGCCGCGATCGAGCTGCTCACCTCGCAGCTGGGAGCCCGGGCGATCGAACGGCCCTGA
- the recR gene encoding recombination mediator RecR encodes MFEGPVQDLIDELGRLPGVGPKSAQRIAFHLLAADPADVGRLQDALQKVKEGVRFCEVCGNVSERERCRYCADARRDPTVVCVVEEPKDVLAVERTREFKGRYHVLGGALDPLAGVGPDALRIRELLARLGGTGPAADETEIAEVIIATDPNTEGEATATYLVRLLRDFPGLTVTRLASGLPMGGDLEFADELTLGRALSGRRAL; translated from the coding sequence GTGTTCGAGGGGCCGGTCCAGGACCTGATCGACGAGCTCGGCCGGCTGCCGGGGGTGGGGCCGAAGAGCGCCCAGCGGATTGCGTTCCACCTGCTCGCCGCCGATCCGGCCGACGTCGGTCGGCTCCAGGACGCGCTGCAGAAGGTCAAGGAAGGCGTCCGCTTCTGCGAGGTGTGCGGCAACGTGTCCGAGCGGGAGCGGTGCCGCTACTGCGCCGACGCCCGCCGCGATCCCACGGTCGTGTGCGTCGTCGAGGAGCCCAAGGACGTCCTTGCCGTGGAGCGCACCCGTGAGTTCAAGGGCCGGTACCACGTTCTCGGCGGGGCGCTGGATCCCCTGGCCGGCGTCGGGCCCGATGCGCTGCGGATCCGGGAGCTGCTCGCGCGCCTCGGCGGCACCGGCCCGGCGGCCGACGAGACGGAGATCGCCGAGGTGATCATCGCGACCGACCCGAACACCGAGGGTGAGGCCACGGCGACCTACCTCGTCCGGCTGCTGCGCGACTTCCCCGGCCTCACGGTCACCCGGCTCGCGTCCGGCCTCCCGATGGGGGGCGACCTCGAGTTCGCCGACGAGCTGACGCTCGGCCGCGCCCTCTCGGGCAGGCGCGCGCTCTGA
- a CDS encoding cytochrome P450 produces MWGARRRIITTLARLRLGRRRSGSTDALLSVLPDSALVPLRRDGLDPVAELGNLRAVEPVSRMKLPFGLRAWLVTGYEEAKAVLANAPAFSNDFTNLVGTVGITAEQNPGGLGFTDPPDHTRLRKLLTPEFTGHRLRRLAPRIEAIVAGQLDEMQEVAEAGRPVDLVQSFALPIPSLTICELLGVPYSDRAEFQRLSTTRFDLLGGVTGSLGAISESMEYLLKIVQNQRDEPGDGLLGRLVREHGDDLSDHELAGIADGLLTGGLETTASMLALGTIVLMQHPESRKAIRESDEAVDPFVDELLRYLTVVQVAFPRFAKERLTIGGATIEEGDIVLCSLSAANRDGGLDDFDPGRTTRPHLAFGYGLHRCIGAELARMELRAAYPALVRRFPDVRFGTEPSELSFRKLSFVFGVDTLPVDIGVTAPRA; encoded by the coding sequence ATGTGGGGGGCCCGCAGACGCATCATCACCACTCTCGCTCGCCTGAGGCTGGGACGCAGGCGCAGCGGCAGCACCGACGCGCTGCTGTCGGTCCTACCCGACTCCGCCCTCGTGCCGTTGCGGCGCGACGGGCTGGACCCCGTGGCCGAGCTCGGGAACCTGCGCGCGGTCGAGCCGGTGAGCCGGATGAAGCTCCCGTTCGGGCTGCGGGCGTGGCTGGTCACCGGGTACGAGGAGGCCAAGGCCGTGCTCGCGAACGCCCCGGCGTTCAGCAACGACTTCACCAACCTGGTCGGCACGGTCGGGATCACCGCCGAGCAGAACCCGGGGGGCCTGGGGTTCACCGACCCGCCCGACCACACCCGGCTGCGCAAGCTGCTCACACCGGAGTTCACCGGGCACCGGCTCCGCAGGCTCGCGCCGCGCATCGAGGCGATCGTGGCGGGCCAGCTGGACGAGATGCAGGAGGTCGCAGAGGCGGGTCGCCCGGTGGACCTCGTACAGAGCTTCGCACTGCCGATCCCGTCGCTCACGATCTGCGAGCTGCTCGGCGTTCCCTACTCCGACCGCGCCGAGTTCCAGCGCCTGTCCACCACCCGCTTCGACCTGCTCGGTGGGGTCACCGGCTCGCTCGGCGCGATCTCCGAGTCCATGGAGTACCTGCTCAAGATCGTGCAGAACCAGCGGGACGAACCCGGCGACGGGCTGCTCGGCCGCCTCGTGCGCGAGCACGGCGACGACCTGTCCGACCACGAGCTTGCGGGCATCGCCGACGGCCTGCTCACCGGCGGTCTCGAGACCACGGCCAGCATGCTCGCGCTCGGCACGATCGTGCTCATGCAGCACCCGGAGAGCCGCAAGGCGATCCGGGAGAGCGACGAGGCCGTCGACCCGTTCGTCGACGAGCTGCTGCGCTACCTCACGGTCGTGCAGGTCGCCTTCCCGCGCTTCGCCAAGGAGCGGCTGACCATCGGGGGCGCCACCATCGAGGAGGGCGACATCGTCCTCTGCTCGCTCAGCGCGGCCAACCGCGACGGCGGACTCGACGACTTCGACCCGGGTCGCACCACCCGCCCGCACCTCGCCTTCGGCTACGGCCTGCACCGCTGCATCGGTGCCGAGCTCGCCCGCATGGAGCTGCGTGCCGCCTACCCGGCGCTCGTGCGGCGGTTCCCCGACGTCCGCTTCGGCACCGAGCCGTCCGAGCTGTCGTTCCGGAAGCTGTCGTTCGTGTTCGGGGTCGACACCCTCCCCGTCGACATCGGGGTCACGGCGCCCCGGGCGTGA
- a CDS encoding GlsB/YeaQ/YmgE family stress response membrane protein: MTVTGIITAIIIGAIIGFLGRLVAPGRQDIPIWLTVLVGIVAAFIGTWIAGLFGVADTRGIDWLEIIMQVVVAAIGVVVVAGIYGRRAIRR, from the coding sequence GTGACCGTCACGGGTATCATCACCGCGATCATCATCGGGGCCATCATCGGATTCCTCGGCCGCCTCGTGGCGCCGGGGAGGCAGGACATCCCGATCTGGCTGACCGTCTTGGTCGGCATCGTGGCCGCGTTCATCGGCACCTGGATCGCCGGACTGTTCGGCGTGGCCGACACGCGCGGGATCGACTGGCTCGAGATCATCATGCAGGTTGTCGTGGCCGCGATCGGCGTCGTCGTCGTCGCGGGTATCTACGGCCGCCGCGCGATTCGACGGTAG
- a CDS encoding DUF397 domain-containing protein — protein sequence MTGAESELEFVGREFCAVGDCLEAARLPDGRVALRSTLTPDAPLLLVTEGEWAQFLGSVKAGGFDSV from the coding sequence TTGACTGGTGCGGAGAGCGAGCTCGAGTTCGTGGGGCGGGAGTTCTGTGCCGTGGGCGACTGTCTCGAGGCCGCACGGCTGCCCGACGGCCGCGTCGCCCTCCGCAGCACCCTCACCCCCGACGCGCCGCTCTTGTTGGTCACGGAGGGTGAGTGGGCCCAGTTCCTCGGCTCGGTGAAGGCCGGGGGTTTCGACAGCGTGTAG
- a CDS encoding nucleotidyltransferase domain-containing protein, translating into MAVLDVIVPKLVLLPGVVAVVLGGSRARGTSRPDSDWDIGLYYRGGFDATLLRGLGFPGHVAPPGEWGRIVNGGAWLSVDGEPVDVLLRDLDVVERWWADARAGRFEVDNVEGHIAGLPTYTPVGELAISQVLHGELPRVTYPDALRDAASRRWRWNAGFSLAYAEKYARRGDVALAAGTMARATAQTAHGVLAERGEWVLNEKGIVDAAGLGAAHGIIGTCANDPVEAVRALRELLVPSQLDELNARDPA; encoded by the coding sequence ATGGCAGTACTCGACGTGATCGTCCCGAAGCTCGTCCTGCTCCCCGGGGTCGTCGCGGTGGTGCTCGGCGGGAGCCGGGCGCGCGGCACGAGCCGACCGGACAGCGACTGGGACATCGGGCTGTACTACCGCGGCGGCTTCGACGCGACCCTCCTGCGCGGCCTCGGCTTCCCCGGGCACGTCGCGCCGCCCGGCGAGTGGGGCCGGATCGTCAACGGCGGGGCGTGGCTGTCGGTCGACGGCGAGCCGGTCGACGTGCTGCTGCGCGACCTCGACGTCGTGGAGCGCTGGTGGGCGGACGCGCGGGCAGGCCGCTTCGAGGTCGACAACGTCGAGGGCCACATCGCCGGACTGCCCACCTACACCCCCGTCGGCGAGCTCGCGATCTCCCAGGTGCTGCACGGTGAGCTGCCGCGGGTGACCTACCCGGACGCGCTGCGGGACGCGGCGAGCAGGCGGTGGCGCTGGAACGCCGGCTTCTCGCTCGCGTACGCCGAGAAGTACGCGAGACGCGGCGACGTCGCCCTCGCCGCGGGGACGATGGCCCGGGCGACCGCGCAGACCGCCCACGGCGTGCTCGCCGAACGCGGCGAATGGGTGCTGAACGAGAAGGGCATCGTCGACGCCGCCGGCCTCGGCGCGGCCCACGGGATCATCGGCACCTGCGCGAATGATCCCGTTGAAGCGGTGCGCGCGCTGCGGGAACTGCTCGTCCCATCGCAGCTGGACGAGCTGAACGCCCGCGACCCGGCCTGA
- a CDS encoding N-acetylmuramoyl-L-alanine amidase, with amino-acid sequence MRTIRWVVLVAAAVLPTVACSGAAAAPGPPAPAPVATPAATEPPPVVVLDPGHNGRNGTASATRRLVPDGRGGEKACNTTGTSTDAGYPEHAFAFDVAQRVTTKLEAAGVRVVLTRPDDDGVGPCVDERGRAGEAAGAAATVSIHADGAAPASSGFHVAYSDPPLNPVQAGPARDLATALRDALRSGGFRDSDYIGRAGLSPRADLAGLNHATRPTALVECANMRNPREAAVVSSPDGRERYAAAIADGVLAFLGLKG; translated from the coding sequence GTGCGCACAATCCGATGGGTCGTGCTCGTCGCCGCGGCGGTCCTGCCGACCGTCGCGTGCTCCGGCGCGGCCGCGGCCCCCGGGCCGCCTGCCCCCGCCCCGGTGGCGACCCCGGCCGCGACGGAGCCACCGCCCGTGGTGGTGCTCGACCCGGGCCACAACGGCCGCAACGGCACCGCGTCCGCCACGAGGAGGCTCGTGCCCGACGGTCGCGGCGGCGAGAAGGCGTGCAACACGACCGGCACCTCCACCGACGCCGGCTACCCCGAACACGCCTTCGCCTTCGACGTCGCCCAGCGGGTGACGACGAAGCTGGAGGCGGCAGGCGTGCGCGTCGTGCTGACCCGTCCCGACGACGACGGCGTGGGCCCCTGCGTGGACGAGCGGGGCCGCGCAGGCGAGGCGGCAGGTGCCGCGGCGACAGTGTCGATCCACGCCGACGGCGCCGCCCCCGCCTCGTCCGGGTTCCACGTGGCCTACTCCGACCCGCCGCTGAACCCCGTGCAGGCCGGACCGGCGCGGGACCTCGCCACCGCCCTGCGCGATGCGCTGCGGTCGGGCGGCTTCCGGGACTCGGACTACATCGGGCGCGCCGGGCTCTCACCGCGCGCCGATCTCGCCGGGCTCAACCACGCCACCCGCCCGACGGCCCTCGTGGAGTGCGCGAACATGCGCAACCCGCGCGAGGCAGCCGTGGTCTCCTCACCCGACGGCCGCGAGCGCTATGCAGCCGCGATCGCGGACGGCGTGCTGGCCTTCCTCGGCCTGAAAGGCTGA
- a CDS encoding alpha/beta fold hydrolase, with amino-acid sequence MPLFEGFTTGLVDVGDAQLHVRHGGEGPAVVLLHGHPRTGATWHRVAPQLVAAGHTVVVPDLRGYGRSSKPPTTPDHAPYSKRVMAEDVVRLMRELGHDRFALAGHDRGSYVALRLALDHPDAVERLVLLDCIPISEHLARCDEKFAREWWHWFFFAQPEKPERAILADPDAWYGGSPQYMGDEAFAEFRSAVRNPETVRAMLEDYRAGLGIDRDHEEADRAAGRRVTCPLLVLWSRHDDLEDLYGDPREIWRDWATDLRGGGPIESGHHMAEEAPDELAGALRTFFTDEERPISAHSHHPGRRPA; translated from the coding sequence ATGCCGCTCTTCGAAGGCTTCACCACCGGCCTGGTCGACGTCGGCGACGCGCAGCTCCACGTGCGTCACGGGGGCGAAGGGCCCGCGGTCGTGCTCCTGCACGGCCATCCCCGCACCGGTGCCACCTGGCACCGGGTGGCGCCGCAGCTGGTGGCGGCCGGCCACACCGTCGTGGTGCCGGACCTCCGCGGCTACGGGCGCTCGTCGAAGCCGCCCACCACCCCCGACCACGCTCCCTACTCGAAGCGGGTCATGGCGGAGGACGTCGTCCGGCTGATGCGCGAGCTCGGCCACGACCGGTTCGCGCTGGCCGGGCACGACCGCGGCAGCTACGTCGCGCTCCGCCTCGCCCTCGACCACCCGGACGCGGTCGAGCGCCTCGTCCTCCTCGACTGCATCCCGATCTCCGAGCACCTCGCCCGGTGCGACGAGAAGTTCGCCCGCGAGTGGTGGCACTGGTTCTTCTTCGCCCAGCCCGAGAAGCCGGAGCGCGCGATCCTCGCCGACCCGGATGCGTGGTACGGCGGCAGCCCGCAGTACATGGGTGATGAGGCGTTCGCCGAGTTCCGCAGCGCGGTGCGGAACCCGGAGACCGTGCGGGCCATGCTGGAGGACTACCGGGCCGGGCTCGGCATCGACCGCGACCACGAGGAGGCCGACCGGGCCGCGGGGCGGCGCGTGACCTGCCCGCTGCTGGTCCTGTGGTCCCGGCACGACGATCTCGAGGACCTCTACGGCGACCCGCGGGAGATATGGCGCGACTGGGCCACCGACCTGCGCGGCGGGGGACCGATCGAGTCCGGCCACCACATGGCCGAGGAGGCGCCGGACGAGCTGGCCGGCGCGCTGCGGACGTTCTTCACCGACGAGGAGCGACCGATCTCAGCACACTCTCACCACCCGGGTCGGCGACCTGCATAG
- a CDS encoding helix-turn-helix domain-containing protein encodes MATSPVLSRRTLGTELRRLREAAGVAVSRAAEELDCSVSKISRIETGLSTPRRPEIDTLLRLYSAPDAREELVQLAGEGKQAAWYDSYGDLLAPGSTLHRFIGLEAGASMLRQFSSGAVPGLLQTERYARAVITASQPTVSGEALETMIRMRLERKSVLRREPDPLRVAALVDESVLRRPASGAGVMREQIQHLSEIVEDGSSPIEVRVLPFSIGLHGLLGGGFQILSFDHGESDVIFFEGQDGGGLQEKADIVQTHSDRLDAAWKQALDGRELLSFLREVADTHVE; translated from the coding sequence ATGGCCACCAGCCCTGTCCTGTCCCGTCGCACTCTCGGCACCGAGCTTCGGCGTCTACGAGAGGCGGCCGGGGTGGCGGTGAGTCGAGCCGCGGAAGAGCTCGACTGCTCGGTGTCGAAGATCAGTCGCATCGAGACAGGGTTGTCCACACCCCGCCGCCCGGAGATCGACACCCTCCTGCGCCTCTATTCGGCCCCCGACGCGCGTGAGGAGCTCGTGCAGCTCGCGGGCGAGGGCAAGCAGGCCGCGTGGTACGACTCGTACGGCGACCTGCTGGCGCCGGGGTCCACCCTGCACCGCTTCATCGGCCTCGAGGCCGGCGCGTCGATGCTCCGCCAGTTCTCCTCGGGCGCGGTCCCGGGGCTGCTGCAGACCGAGCGTTACGCGCGCGCCGTCATCACGGCGTCGCAGCCCACCGTGTCGGGCGAGGCGCTGGAGACGATGATCCGGATGCGGCTGGAGCGCAAGAGCGTCCTCCGGCGCGAGCCCGACCCGCTGCGCGTCGCGGCGCTGGTCGACGAGTCCGTGCTGCGCCGCCCCGCTTCCGGCGCCGGCGTGATGCGTGAGCAGATCCAGCACCTGTCCGAGATCGTCGAGGACGGCTCGTCGCCGATCGAGGTGCGGGTCCTCCCGTTCTCCATCGGCTTGCACGGCCTCCTCGGGGGTGGGTTCCAGATCCTCTCGTTCGACCACGGCGAGAGCGACGTCATCTTCTTCGAGGGTCAGGACGGGGGCGGCCTGCAGGAGAAGGCCGACATCGTGCAGACCCATTCCGACCGCCTCGACGCCGCCTGGAAGCAGGCGCTGGACGGCCGCGAGCTCCTGAGCTTCCTGCGAGAGGTCGCCGACACGCACGTCGAGTAG
- a CDS encoding YbaB/EbfC family nucleoid-associated protein — translation MQPGQPDMQMILQQAQRMQEQLMAAQAELASAEVVGQAGNGLVQITTTGAGEVRAVRIDPKVVDPEDVETLQDLIVGALQDAARAAQELQAEKMGPLAGGLGDVTGGLGLPGLGA, via the coding sequence GTGCAACCGGGTCAGCCCGACATGCAGATGATCCTGCAGCAGGCGCAGAGGATGCAGGAGCAGCTGATGGCCGCGCAGGCCGAGCTGGCGTCCGCAGAGGTGGTCGGTCAGGCGGGCAACGGCCTGGTGCAGATCACCACCACGGGCGCGGGGGAGGTGCGGGCCGTCCGGATCGATCCGAAGGTCGTCGATCCGGAGGACGTCGAGACGCTGCAGGACCTCATCGTCGGCGCGTTGCAGGACGCCGCGCGAGCGGCCCAGGAGCTGCAGGCCGAGAAGATGGGGCCGCTCGCCGGAGGCCTCGGCGACGTCACGGGCGGCCTCGGCCTGCCGGGCCTCGGCGCGTAG
- a CDS encoding threo-3-hydroxy-L-aspartate ammonia-lyase, producing MPTPPTFADVQAAAERIRGHAHRTPVLTSRRIDAETGAHLYFKCENFQRMGAFKFRGAFNALSRFDEAQRRAGVVTYSSGNHSQAIALAASILDIPATIVMPHDAPESKVAATLGYGASVVRYDRYTEDREEIGRALAAEKGYTLVPPYDHPDVIAGQGTATMELFEESGELDALFVCLGGGGLLSGAALAARALAPSCRVVGVEPEAGDDGLRSFRTGSIVHIDTPDTIADGAQTQHLGVLPFEIIRRDVDDIVTASDAELVTAMRVFASTMKIVVEPTGCLAFAAVRRLAADLAGQRVGVLVSGGNVDLARFAALVTS from the coding sequence ATGCCGACGCCACCCACCTTCGCCGACGTGCAGGCCGCCGCGGAGCGGATCCGCGGCCACGCGCACCGCACGCCGGTGCTGACCTCCCGCCGGATCGACGCGGAGACCGGTGCCCATCTGTATTTCAAGTGCGAGAACTTCCAGCGGATGGGCGCGTTCAAGTTCCGCGGCGCGTTCAACGCGTTGTCGCGGTTCGACGAGGCTCAGCGCAGGGCGGGGGTCGTCACCTACTCGTCGGGGAACCATTCCCAGGCGATCGCGCTCGCCGCGAGCATCCTCGACATTCCGGCCACGATCGTGATGCCGCACGACGCGCCCGAGAGCAAGGTGGCCGCCACACTCGGGTACGGCGCGTCCGTGGTGCGCTACGACCGGTACACCGAGGACCGCGAGGAAATCGGGCGGGCGCTCGCCGCCGAGAAGGGCTACACGCTCGTGCCGCCGTACGACCACCCGGACGTCATCGCCGGGCAGGGCACGGCGACCATGGAACTGTTCGAGGAATCGGGAGAGCTCGACGCGCTGTTCGTGTGCCTCGGCGGGGGCGGTCTCCTGTCGGGTGCGGCGCTCGCCGCGCGAGCCCTGGCACCGTCCTGCCGGGTCGTCGGTGTGGAACCCGAGGCGGGCGACGACGGTCTGCGATCGTTCCGGACCGGTTCGATCGTGCACATCGACACCCCGGATACGATCGCCGACGGCGCTCAGACCCAGCACCTGGGCGTGCTCCCGTTCGAGATCATCCGCCGGGACGTGGACGACATCGTCACGGCGAGCGACGCGGAGCTCGTGACGGCCATGCGGGTGTTCGCCTCGACGATGAAGATCGTCGTGGAGCCGACGGGCTGCCTGGCGTTCGCCGCCGTCCGCAGGCTCGCGGCCGATCTGGCCGGGCAGCGGGTCGGGGTGCTGGTGAGCGGCGGGAACGTCGACCTCGCCCGCTTCGCGGCGCTCGTCACGAGCTGA